One genomic segment of Lytechinus pictus isolate F3 Inbred chromosome 18, Lp3.0, whole genome shotgun sequence includes these proteins:
- the LOC135157530 gene encoding prostatic spermine-binding protein-like: MMLIDDDNNWDDDGGNVDDGNNDGDDSEDNEDGDNDDSDDDDRYNDDSDDYNDDDYDDDDDGNNDGDDCSDNDEDDGNNDGDDCSDNDEDDRFNGDDDSDGDEEDDKSGDGDDNNYADDDYDEDFGKYRPRGGKV, encoded by the coding sequence ATGATGTTGATTGATGACGATAATAAttgggatgatgatggtggtaatgtaGATGATGGtaacaatgatggtgatgatagtgaggataatgaagatggtgataatgatgattctgatgatgatgatcgctATAATGACGATAGtgatgattacaatgatgatgattatgatgatgatgatgatggtaacaaTGACGGTGATGATtgtagtgataatgatgaggatgatggtaaCAATGACGGTGATGATtgtagtgataatgatgaggatgatcgctttaatggtgatgatgatagtgatggtgatgaagaagatgataaaagtggtgatggtgatgataataattatgctgatgatgattatgatgaggaCTTTGGCAAATATAGACCCAGGGGTGGGAAAGTGTag